The Kogia breviceps isolate mKogBre1 chromosome 19, mKogBre1 haplotype 1, whole genome shotgun sequence genome contains the following window.
TGGGGTGTTTCTAAGCACAGCAGGTGTGTGGCTCTGAGCGGGAGTGTAGTGGGGCTAGAGAGATAGGCAGGACTTGGGTGGTGAAGGGCAGTGTAAGCCCTTCTGAGGGCTTGGGGAGCGATTGAGAAGTTCTATGCAGAGGTGAGCCGCAATCTGATTCACAgtttagaaaaatgtctttaGCAGTTCTGTGGCTGGTTTTGTAGGAAGCTATAACAAAGATAAaagcaagggagggcttccctggtggcgcagtggttgagagtccgcctgccggtgccggggacacgggttcgtgccccggtccgggaggatcccacatgccgcggggcggctgggcccgtgagccatggccgctgagcctgcgcgtccagagcctgtgctccgcaacgggagaggccacagcagtgagaggcccgcgtaccgcaaaagaaaaaaaaaaagcaagggagcACAGAGGAAGGCAGGGTGATTCAGTTGTTGGTGATCTGGGAAAACTTCCCATAGGAGGTGTTGTTTGGACTGCCTTGGAAGGGACAATCGTATTTTAATAGGCAGAAGGAGAAAGGAGTTACTTACCAGTGGGACCGAAAGCATGTGTCAGTTTTCCACCTTgcagaggagggagaggtgaCTCAGGGCATTTTAAGCTGAGAGAACGGCCCGCATGAAGGCAAGGTGGCATGAAAACAGGGGCTGCATTAGGGTGAATGTGATGCTTTGGGGGGCAGCGTGGTGAGAACCAAGCCAGGGGGGTCTTTAGAGAAAGGTAGAGAGACAGGTTTGAGTTGCCTGGACTTGGGAGTTTTGGTCTCACTTACGAAGAAGGGTTCATTATACGTCTTCCTCCTGAGCAGGTCAAATGTGAGTCCTTCCAGGCCCTGTGCCTGGATCTGTTCCAGCCCAATGGTCTTGAGCATCTGGCTGGCTTCAAAACGGTGCTGAGGGAAAGGTTGGGGAAGACATGAAGGACAGACTCCCTTTCTCATCCCCCAGCCCTGTCCTAGTCCTGGAGAGTACGAGGGTACGAGGCAGCCCTAGAGCTTACCTCAAGGACGCTGGAAGAGCACAGCTGGTCTAGGATGGTCCTGATGACCGTGGCTGAGTGCACACCCATTATCTTGACCAGTATACTGAGTGCCTGTGGAGGTGGGCAGGGCGGGCTGGGGTATACCAGACCAAGAGGCATCTGGATGGCCAAGCAGGCTTGAGGGCTAGAACTTGTAGGGAATAGGTGGggtcctttctcctccctcttggcctCATGAGTGAGAGCATAGGTtcatgtgtgcacacacgtgtacATAAGTGCATGAACACCCATACACATCGAATGTACACAGACACGTGTACATTTAGCGTCCATACGACCCTGTactcatatgtatatacacactgACAAAACACACAGAGGACCCTGTGGTGCTCCTTGCGGGAGCTTCTTTTCTCTGGGATGAGGATGACAGGATCCAGACCCCACCAGTCAGCCCCGGTTCCCCAGTGCTCGCCAGGGAGCTtgtcctcctgcctctctgaccTGCATCTGCTGGGTCTTCGGCCCTTGGTGCAGGCACTGCAGCAAGTACTCTCGGGCTGTGCTGCTGCAGGGCCTCAGGAACCCCAAGCACAGGGCCGCCTCCACTGCTGCCTTGTTCCCTGACTTCTTTATCAGCATCTGCAGCACAGGCACCAGCTTCTCTCCATCCTCGACCTGAGTCCTCTGAGAGGGAGATGAGGGACACGGGTTGTGGGACTATGTCTTCGTCCAGGCTTTGTCAGGAAGGCAATTCATTACTGCTTCCAGACCATTCTCCCTCCTCCTTAAGGTGAATCTCATGTCATGAGATTATTTTACCCACTTCCCTTATTTTTGCTGTCATCTACTTGCTCCTAGGCcacatcttttcatttctctatgaCTTTTCTTGTGGATGGATCAATGTTACTCTCTAACACTTCTGCCGTCTTAATTCCTGgcatctgaaaaaatatacatgtcATTGATCCAACGCCTCTCCTCCAATAACCTTGTCCTCTGCTCTATGTCAGCCACCAATTCCCACAGAGAGACTTTATCATTACCCATTACTGCAACTTCTCTATGACCCGCCCCCCCCCATCTTTCTGGTTCTCCTCTGATGTCAACAATTGTTGGACTCCACAAAGACTAACAATTCACTGAGCACCTTTTCGCTGCCCCtcactttcttccctctttacccgGCTTCAGTTCCACGGTCCTGCTCACTCAACTCCTTTACCCCCTCTTGCTTCATTGTACTCAACTCGCCACCAACTCTGTGCCTGCACTTCCTGGCGGGAAACAAAGTTATGAGGACTAATCTCACTTGAAATGTATGAACACAAACCTCCTGTAGACCCTTAATGCTGCCTAGTGATCAGACTACTTTCCCCCGGGCAATTCTCTTTCCCACCCTTCTAATTCATTCTCTTTCCTCTGGAATCTCTAACACTTCTTCCTCTATTCTTTTTAGTTGATGACCTTGCTTCCTACTTTACTGAGCAAATAAAAGCAACTAGAAAAGAAGTTCCAGAGACATTTACCACCACTTCTATCCAACTTTCAACACCTGCACCCATATGTTCTTCCTTTCCACATGTTACAATGGACCATGACCATCTATCTAAAGTCAGTCTCTCTACTCATGTGTTCGAGCTCATCCCTTCTCATCTGCTCAAGAACATTGCTGCACAGTTCTTCCCACCCTCTTCAAAATGATCATTTTCCTAACAACTGGGTCATTATACCTCAGCATTGAAATAtgctgttatttttcctttttctagtaTTTATCCCTGCTGCTGACTACAACTCTTTTCAGCAAAACTTGGAAAGTTGTCCATGCTTTCCGACTCTAACTTCTTTCCTCCCATCCTCTTAAACCCACCCTATTCAGGCCTTCACTCCCACTTTCCCACCAGaatggttgtttttaaaaaatatttatttatttatttatttggctgcgccgggtcttagttgtggcatgcgggatcttcactgtggcatgtggaatcttcagttgcagcatgcgggaccttcagttgcagcatgcaggatcttgagttgcggcatgtgggatctagttccctgacgagggattgaacccgggccccctgcattgggagcatggagtcttagccactggaccaccagagaagtccccacaATGGTTCTTGTTATGATAAAGATTCCCACATTGTTAAATCCATTGGATCGATTCTCAGTCCTTATATTATTTGATATGGTTGATTTATCTCCTTTCCTTGATATATGTTCTTCACTTGATTTTCAGAATGCCACAACCTTGTTTGTCTTCCTACCTACTGGCCATTTCTCAGTACTTACTggttcttcctcttgtctctgaCTGCTTAACATTGGGGTGCCCCAAGGCTTGATTCTTGGTTCTTAGTGATCTCATCTAGGTGAATGACATTAAATGCTACTTATATGCTGACAACTCATAGATTTCTTCCTCTAGCTGTATATCTAACTGTTTACTTGCTGTCTCCCTTGGAGGTCTGGTAGACATCTGAAACATAACTTGTCCAAAATTGGGCTTTTGATACTATAGTACCTCCAAGCCTGTTCCACCTGCAGCTTTCTCCATGTTAGTTGGTAACAACTCCATCCTTTCAGTTTCAAGGCCAAAAACCTTGACCTCATCCTTGTttcctcactgtctttttttaaatttaaatttttaacatttttggctgttgggtcattgttgctgcgcatgggctttctctagttgcggtgagcgggggctactcttcattgtggtgtgcgggcttcttattgtggtggcttctcttgttgtggagcacgggctctaggcatgcgggcttcaatagttgtggcacgtggtctcagtagctgtggctcacaggctctagagtgcaggctcagtagttgtggtgcatgggcttagttgctccatggcacgtgggatcttcccggaccagggctcgaacccatgtcccctgcattggcaggcggattctcaaccactgtgccaccagggaagtccccctcactGTCTTTTATAACTCACATTTAACCTGTCagagttttgctttaaaaatgtatccaGAATTGAATAACTTCTTACCAACCACACTGCAACCACcatggtccaagccaccatcgtATCTTACCAGGATTGCTTCAGCAGCCcctaactggtctctctgctCCCACTTTTGCCCCCCGCCCCTGTGCATCTTTTTTCAGCATAGCAGTAAGAGTGAACCTTTTGAAACATAAGTTAGATTATGTTACTGCTTTGCTCAAATACCTATtccactcagagtaaaagctcaAGTACTTAAAAGTCATCCAGAAGGCCACATACGATCTAGTCTCCTTTAACATCTCTGACCCACAGCTTCATTTCCTCCTGGTTTCTCTGTTCGCGCTGCACTTCCTTCCcatggcctccttgctgttccttgacCATGCCAAGTGTGCTCCTGCCTTAGCGCCTTTGCCTGGATTTGTCCTTCTGTCGGGATGCCTTCTCTCAGATATCTGCAAGGCTCACCCCTCGCCCTCTTGTCTGTGCTCAGACGACAACTTCCAAATGAGGCCTTCCTTGTCCTCCATGTTTAAAAGTGCAACTCATCCCATCTCCACTTGGCATTTCTGATCACTCTCACCTTGCTACGTAATTTTTCCACCTTCTCCCTGCTTAACCCCTTGCCAACACCCATCAATTACCTTGTCTTACCTCGCCCCAGTGACTGACTCTCCTCCCAATCACCTGGTCTTTGGGGACAGCAGCCCAGGAGTTCAGAGCCACCCGTAGCGCTGTCAGAGTACCCATCCTTTGCCCCTCATTTTGCCCGTTCAGCTGCTTGATGAGAGCTTGGATCACATGCTTATTCAGGCAACCTGGACAGGGAGGACCTCAGGTCAGGGCAGAGCCTCAGGGCTGCCCCTCTCTGCCAGAATCCATTTGACCCCTGTGCCTTCAAGACAGAAGTTCTAAGTACTAGGTCACAGGGTTGCCCGTCCCCTCAAGACACCAGAGCACGTGGCTGAGCATGACGGCCATTCCCAGAgcccactctccctccctccaatctCTTCTCGCTTTTCACCCcaccttcctctctctgcccaaCAGTACATCAGACGATTCCCAGACCCTGCCAATGGCTAGGTTGCAGTGAGTGTACAGTCCCCTCCCTTCTGTCCTTCCCCAAAGGGCAGTGTGCCTGCACTgcttccttcctcacctccccgCTTCTCCCCACCCAGGGAGAGGACATACTCACCCAGGATGGCCAGGGTTTGACAGGCCTCATACTTCACTTTCTCTGGGCCAGTTTGGGCCTGATTTAAGAGGTGGTGGGTGGGAACATGCCATAAGGTGGTGGAATGTCAGAGCTTTCAGGATCATCTCAgcttaacttttcattttacaaatgaggaaaccgaggcctaGAGAGTGACCTGTTTATGCTCAAACACAGGGTACAGGCAGGATGGTATGATGGAAGGAACATGACTTGGGAGAAAGGCTTTTGTTCACATCCCTTTCTGGTATCTGGTAGCcacatggccttgggcaagtcacttggcctctcagagctttcattttctcattagaaaaatgcagcTACTACTACCTATTCCTAATATTGGAAGATTTAAATGAGATTCTGTGTAAGAACACAGACCCCCCCCCCATTATAAATTGGCATATAGGCACAGGCATTGACTCAGTTAAGGTAGAGAATGAACTCAGTCCCAGTTTTCTCTTGGCTTTTCAGTTGCTCATCTTTCCTGTTAGACAGAGGGGATCTTCAGATTCCCCCTTTCCCATCCTTTTAGATCAAGCTGATCTTTAAAGAAGCCAAGGGCATGAGGTGGGGACATGCCACACAAGGCGGCTCTCTCCTCCCTGGATCTGACCCATAGTCCTTGAGCCTGGGAGCCTTGTCAGTGCCCGTGTGCCAATGCTCTACACACCTCaggctctgtttcctcctctcctgAACTCTGTGCAGCCCCAGACTCACCACCTGCCATAGTGCTTCCATGATAAACTTGTCTCTGACGCCCAGGCACCCCAGAGCCTGCAGGAACAGGGttagaggaaagggaagagactTTGGACACCACCACTGGGAATTTCCATCCTCTGAACACAGCTGGAGTTTATTCTTGGAACAGCACTCTACCCTTGCCCTCCACCTCAAGCATCtttctactccttttttttttttttttttttttttttgcggtacgcgggcctcttaccgttgtggagcacaggctctggacgtgcaggctcagtggccatggctcacgggcccagccgctctgcggcatgtgggatcctcccagaccagggcacgaacccgcgtaccctgcatcagcaggcggactctcaaccactgtgccaccagggaagccccatctttccACTCTTCAGCTTAGCCAACTCCTACCTGTAACCATGCCCCTCCACCCTTGCCACTTCTCACCTGTGCTGCATAGAGCTGCTCATCCTCTCTGGGAGATTTCAGGCTTTCTGTGAGTTCCTGCCCATCAAAGGGAGCCagtggaagggaagaaagggataAATAGAGTTCTACAACTATACTTTCAAACTGGAGGGAGCTCATCCAGTCCAAtcccttttcctcccctccctccattttGCAGGCAGCAGGCAGGGACTGAAGGCAGAAGGGTGGTGTGAGCCCCAGGTAAGGGCGTCCACAGAAAGAGAGTCTCCCCATTCTCCCCCCAGCCGTGGTCCCTGACCTTTAATCTTTGCCACTTCAGCGGGTCCCCAGTAGGGTCTAAGGGCTTGGATTCCATCTGAGGTTTTATAATCAGCTTGCTCATTGGGAGATGGAGTTTTTGGATGAGGGTACCCTCTTTGAGGTACCTGTGTGAGAAATTGCACAGGTAGCCCTGGTCCCCccgttttccctccctccttactTCACAAACTCTTCTCTGCCTCTGGTCCTCAGCCCAGCTCAGAGGTGAGACCAGAGGAAGTAAGATGAGCCTGCTTCTACCCCAGGGTCTCCTCTGGGATCTGGAGGCTGACTTGCACCACGCccagccccactccacccctttcttctctttccttcctttcctagaAGATGTGGAGGGCATGGAGAACAGGAAGGGGCCCAACACACCTAGGGTGAGCTCTCATTTCCCACAGTATCTTCTGGGCCTCCCGTTCCTTTTGCTGATTATACAGGGTGTGCCAGTGCGTGTAGATCTCAGGCTGCTTGGAGTAGCAGTAAGGTACAGAGTTTGGCTTGCTCGGGTGCTGCCTCCAGCACTCTGGACTTGGGGGAAACTCTTCCTTTGGCATCTGGGGGGTGTGAGTGGCAGAGAAGTCACGGGGGGCATTCCTCAGCCAGGAAAAGGGCCACAGGGTGAGAAGGGACTACACGAAGGAAGCAGCCCTTCAGCCTGTCGTCTGAGCTGAAGTCACAGCCGCCTCGTAACCCACTGTGTGACTTGGGCGAGTGACTTCACCCCACCAAgatctcagtcttctcatctgcaaACTGGAGCTAATAATCCTTGTTCTGTACCCCTCCCAGGGTGGTTGTGAAGAACAAATGACATAAAGATTGTGAAGCCATTGCTGATCTGCAGATTGATCtgagtacagttggccctctgtatctgcaggttccacatccacagattgaaggtatttggaaaataaaaattccagaaagttctcaaaatacaaaacttgaatttaccaCGTACCCAGCAACTCTTTACATgccatttacattgtattagatattataagtaatctagggAGGATATGTGTGTAGGTTACATGCAAATACCACACCACTTTATACAAGAGACTTGAatatccatggattttggtatccacaggaaCCAATCCCCTGCGGATACCGAGGGACAACTGTACACAGTTTGGTTAGTTGAGCATCTCAGAGTACTTTGAAAAAGGCTTCCAGACAACGAGATGAAAAGGCAAGGGTCAAGGGAGCTGTGGAGTAAAGAGGGGGGATGGAAATTCAGGCTACAGCTCCTTCATTCAGGCATTCAACAGATACTTagtgagcacttaccatgtgccaagcactaggtgctggggatacagttatcagccctcatggaacttaataGTTTTGCTGGAAAAGCAGGATTTCTTCAAATAATCTATCTCTTATACAATTGTGAAACTGTAGCTCTGGTTGCAGTGGAGGGTTTTGGATGGATCAGGGGCTTTCTCAGAAGGTTTGGCTAGGATTCATACCTATCTCTTCTCAAGCCTTCCTGTCTCTACAACAGATCTCTGAGCAACAGGAAGAGGGGCTTCAGCCAGTGGTTCCCAGTGTGGTGACTGAGAAGATCATCATAAGATGATCTTCACATAAGAGTTCTCGGGTGATTGTCATGACTTCAGAAAATGGGGCATTGACTCAGTATGAGTAGGGTTGTCAGATTTAGTAAAAACCAAGCAAATAAAAAACAGGATGTCCTGTTGAATTTTGATTCCAGGTAATGAAGGCAATATTTAGGACATATTCatactaaaaaatattcattgtttagCTGAAATTTAGATTTAATCAGGCATCCCATTTTATCTGGCAATTCTAATGAGGAAGATCCCTGTGTTAATAAAAATGACTCATTATTAAGCCCTGCCTGCATAGCCTAAGCCTTACAGATATTATCTCATAGCAACTTGATAAAGGGAGATGGGCAGAGGTTGGCTTGTGACAGAGGATActcctgaggctcagggagggaaagtgacttgtccaaggtcacacatagTTAGTGGCAGCCCCAGGGGTGAGTGTCAGGGTTCTATGAACTAGCCTTAATGGGAAAGGATAGTCTGCTGCCCCTCCTACTTCAACGAAGCTCCCAGGGTGGCAGAAGTTAGGGGTCTTACCTGGTGGCAGGACAAGGGCAGGAGAACAGGAGCTGTGGCTCTTCTGAGTTCTATGGTACAAATGGAATGGCAATGACAAGGGTGGATTGAAGAGTCATCCTTCcagtctttcatttatttagcattATTAGCATTTAATGAACGCTGTATCCGGCACTGGGAGGTAAATAAGGCATAATTCCTGTTGTTAAGGGACTCATACTTTCCTGGTATCTTGGTCTGTGGAACAGTAAAATTGCCATAGCCTGGGAGCCTCTCCgaaatgcagagtcccaggctccaccccagacctactgaatcaggatCTTCATTTGAGCAGGATTCCTATGCATGTTGAAATTGGAGAGACACTGGTCTAGcagagtggttctcaaccctggctgggTATTAGAATTATTTGAGGGAATTTTTAACATGCCTCAGTCCTACATCAGACTAATTGAATCAGATTCTCTGAGGAAGGGGCCCAGGCGTTTTAGAAAGCTCCCCTGaggattctaatgtgcagctaaTGGTGAAAACCACTGGTCTCATTCAGTGGTTCTGAGACTTGAGTATGCATTAGAAAGaactggagagcttgttaaaacacagatttccttATCCCCAGATGAGTGTTGATTCAGTAAACCTGGGGTGTGGTCTGAGAAGTTGCTTTTCTAATaagatactgatgctgctggtcctggGAACAtactttgggaaccactggtctAGCTGGTGAGACAGAACTGTCTACTGGTGATTAACAGAGGGAAACAAATGTGGAGATGGATAAAGGCACATGTGGTCCAGATGAGGGGTCCCTAACCTggttgggaggaggagggagggtttCCCAGAGGAGGTTATACACAAGCTGAGCCTTCCGAGCAGGTAGGAGGCAGCCAGACAGATGAGGGGGAAGCAGTGGGCACGTGGAATACCTTCAAAAGTTGGAGCTGTAAGAATGGGGTGCAGATGAGGGGGCAGAAGCTGGGAGACACAGAGACGTCTCATCTAAGAGGGCGCTGGAGACTTACCTTGAGGGCTGTGGGGAGCCTTGAAAGTATCCAGGGGTCTGCCCTGCCTCTTCCCATGGATCTGCTGACATCACCCAGACCCCTGCCTGGGAGTGGGTGCCAGGGAGCTTTCCTTTTCAGCTTCCTATCCCTGACTCCACTCCTGTCCATTGCAGCCTCACCTTTGGTCCTTTCTGGATAGTCCAGCCATGGGCACTTGAACATTGACCTGTTGAGGTCAGAGATGTCGACTGATTTTTCGTAGGCCATCCTCTCCTCCTGGGGGAGCCAGAGAGCACCTGGGTTGGGGAGGAGACTGCAGGGACTACTCCCTTGTGAGGGCAGGGTCACAGCTCAGGGAGACCTGTCCTCTGGGGCACAAGAGGGGCTAGTGAGGTGTCTGGGCTTCTGGAGGTGGAGGCCTCCAAGTGCTGGGCAACCAGATCGCCTAGGTAAATAGAACACTCCGGTTCCATTCTGGAGTCCCAGCCTCGGCATCTACTTGCCTGTGGATTGAGCTAGTCACTTTCTCTCTGGGAGCTTCATTTacctcatctgaaaagtgggaaAGCCATGCTTGTCTGGCTAGGTAGAGGCGCAGTGGTGAGGCgtcaattcaaaaagaaaatcgAAGCATTTAGTGAACTTCAAGCTCATGTAGCCCATGTTAGGAGCAGGGATTGTCCTTAggattagtcatcaggaaaatggcaaaaaaaatggGAAAGCCCTATTCATACACACGCCTCCCTCCTTGGCAGCAAGAgatggaactctttttttttccttttgatcgCTGAGCacgtttattttatttcattttagaaaaaaaaaatctgagttttaaaaaatacgtggggggtttccctggcggtccagtggttaagactccacacttccactgcagggggcctgggttcaatccctggttggagaactaagatcccatctGCTGCCCACATGCTGTGAGGCGCTgcgaaaactaaaaaaaaaaaataaataaaagaaactctggaattattaaaacaaaatatataagaacagcaataataaaaaatgcaaatgtgGATAATCACATATATTGACATTGAAAAGTAGAAATGCCATCCCTTTACAGATTTTATCTCAGAGTCTATCAACTGTACCTCAGCTTCCATTGGCACCAGCAGCTGACTGTCCTACAGTCCTCGTGCTCGCTGAGCCACTGCTTCTGTTGAAGGTTTCATGTCATTTGTACTACACAGAATTCCTTTCGCTGCTTGCAGTGATGGCTACACTGCAACCTCAacacctagcatagtgcctggcacacagcaggcagctcgCTGTAGCGAGAAAACACAGGCCACCAAGTCCTCCGACTGGACCATCGCTTCCAATAAACTGACGTGCTGCACTGAGAAAGACAGCGTCACCATGCGGATTTCCCGCCGAGAATGTTCAACCTGAATCTAGGTATGAGGAAACAATAGGCAAACCCACCTTAGAAAATATTCTACAAAAATCCCATCTGAACTCctgaagaaaatatcaataaatcttAAGGACAAAGAAAGTCTGTTAAAGGACACTAAAAAGACCCGACAGCTAAATTCAATATGTGCCTGTAATTGgagcctggatttttttttttttttttttttgcggtccgcgggcctctcaccgttgtggcctctcccgttgtggggcacaggctccggatgcgcaggcccagcggccatggctcacgggcccagccgctccgtggcatgtgggatcttcccagaccggggcacgaacccgcgtcccctgcatcggcaggcggactctcaaccactgcaccaccagggaagccctggagcctgGATTTTAAAAGATAGCTATAGAGGACGTAATTGGGACAACTGTGGGGATTTGATCATGGACTCTATGTTAGAAAATAATATCGTGTCAGTGTTAAATGCTACTCATTCTGTGGCTACGCAGAATGTCCTTGTTATTAGGAGATACACACTAAGACTGTTGGGGGGATGTGATATCACATCTGCAactttcatttcagaaaaaaatgtacataccaaCCATCTGTataatatacgtgtgtgtgtatatacacacacacgtatatgcacat
Protein-coding sequences here:
- the HEATR9 gene encoding protein HEATR9 codes for the protein MAYEKSVDISDLNRSMFKCPWLDYPERTKELRRATAPVLLPLSCHQMPKEEFPPSPECWRQHPSKPNSVPYCYSKQPEIYTHWHTLYNQQKEREAQKILWEMRAHPRYLKEGTLIQKLHLPMSKLIIKPQMESKPLDPTGDPLKWQRLKELTESLKSPREDEQLYAAQALGCLGVRDKFIMEALWQVAQTGPEKVKYEACQTLAILGCLNKHVIQALIKQLNGQNEGQRMGTLTALRVALNSWAAVPKDQRTQVEDGEKLVPVLQMLIKKSGNKAAVEAALCLGFLRPCSSTAREYLLQCLHQGPKTQQMQALSILVKIMGVHSATVIRTILDQLCSSSVLEHRFEASQMLKTIGLEQIQAQGLEGLTFDLLRRKTYNEPFFAMRQAVAETVEELKMKPTMMNLVEAQLMSSNATARQEAVISLGVLGIRSPRVFHLVLDMLDVEKSPSVKRSLQETLILLASIDPWIQNKLKNKVLFVYEVPKTRMNVELTRFRKEPEKPEELNIQDFRLAQLNPLFLTKSSATSDQQKKLNAQKGSGTSAFPSCFSKPQKHKSQATGSWTRGIRKQLRILAETSN